A genomic stretch from Bacteroidetes Order II. bacterium includes:
- a CDS encoding TonB-dependent receptor produces MLNRIGLILVCLFAGFATASAQVNLSGQVTDADSGTPLPGVNILVLGTTGGTTTSTSGKFSLKVSKLPVTLQFRFVGYETKDVTVNDEQPLNVRLSETVNQSDELIIVGSRFFPRTQTDSPAPIDNIRAQDLMNSGQLQFDKQLMYKVPAYNSTQQTISDATAHFDPADLRGLGPSRTLVLVNGKRKNPSALLYLNDTPGKGEVGVDMKSIPSAAIKRVEILRDGASAQYGSDAIAGVVNIILNDEVEYTDLNFFSGMTTEGDGLTAGFSANTGFRIGTKGFVNFTTGFSDQQETNRAGTPGKDDLFGVPANDPTFGSWLSKHPDLGMRVGQPNMTSSNIFFNATLPVGEAEVYAMGGTILRKGTSYALYRPPYWKSDPFNLLHTAGTTYEGFQPSFETDILDNTLVMGVRGKKAEWSYDLSSSMGSNKADYTVNNSKNDDLGASSPTSFNTGGNAFSHIVNNLDVSRSIGKINLSFGSEFRLENFIAREGQLESYVGGGTISFPGLKPADAVNARRYNIGFYADATADVTKDFLIGGALRYEHYTDFGNTINWKAQTRYKLFDDKMVIRASASTGFRAPSLHQIHTRNIQTLVSGGTVSNQGTFANTSPVLRALGVPKLKQEEAFNITAGVALKPITGLTATFDYYNIVVNDRVLFSGEINSSDPNSPVGKVLKTYDVTSIKFFINALNTKTSGVDAVVSYAGLGVGSGYLDVTLSGNVNKTVLEGEPETPAAIKQSGAVLFNRKEQARITSARPRDKFTLALDYTLNKATISLNNTRFGEVTWQHDSDPKKDQTFGAKVITDLVANYRFSKKVGLGVTIANLLNVYPDTIDNKGDVVTDLGGRFKYPWEVNQFGFNGTTLQANLNVRF; encoded by the coding sequence ATGCTAAACCGTATAGGACTCATACTGGTTTGCCTTTTTGCAGGCTTTGCGACCGCCTCTGCACAGGTAAATCTGTCTGGTCAAGTAACCGATGCGGACTCCGGAACCCCTCTACCCGGCGTCAATATTCTGGTTCTTGGAACAACCGGTGGAACCACAACCAGTACTTCAGGCAAGTTCTCGCTAAAGGTTTCTAAATTGCCCGTAACCCTACAATTCCGTTTTGTGGGCTACGAGACCAAAGACGTTACGGTCAACGACGAGCAGCCCCTGAACGTTAGGCTTTCGGAAACGGTAAATCAATCCGACGAACTTATCATTGTCGGGAGTCGTTTTTTTCCACGAACCCAAACCGACTCCCCTGCGCCCATAGACAATATTCGGGCACAGGACTTGATGAATTCCGGACAGTTGCAGTTCGACAAGCAATTAATGTACAAAGTTCCAGCGTACAATTCCACCCAACAAACCATTTCGGATGCAACGGCACATTTTGATCCGGCAGATCTTCGCGGCTTAGGCCCCTCCCGTACCTTGGTCTTGGTCAATGGTAAGCGAAAAAATCCTTCTGCTTTGCTCTATCTAAATGATACGCCTGGAAAAGGAGAAGTGGGCGTGGACATGAAGAGTATTCCATCTGCGGCCATCAAACGTGTTGAAATCCTCCGTGACGGAGCTTCGGCGCAATATGGTTCCGATGCCATCGCTGGGGTGGTTAACATTATCCTAAACGACGAAGTGGAATATACGGATCTTAATTTCTTTTCGGGTATGACCACCGAAGGAGATGGCCTTACGGCTGGTTTTTCCGCCAATACAGGTTTCCGGATCGGAACCAAAGGGTTTGTAAACTTTACGACCGGATTTTCGGACCAACAAGAAACCAATCGTGCCGGAACCCCTGGAAAAGATGACCTTTTTGGTGTACCCGCCAATGACCCAACGTTTGGATCGTGGCTATCGAAACACCCTGATCTTGGGATGCGGGTAGGCCAACCCAATATGACCTCCAGCAACATATTTTTTAATGCGACGCTACCCGTAGGGGAAGCAGAAGTCTATGCAATGGGAGGAACCATTCTCCGCAAAGGCACCAGCTATGCCTTGTATCGCCCGCCCTATTGGAAAAGTGATCCGTTTAATTTATTGCATACTGCCGGAACCACTTATGAAGGCTTCCAACCAAGCTTCGAAACAGACATTTTGGATAACACCTTGGTGATGGGGGTACGGGGCAAAAAAGCAGAATGGAGCTATGATTTAAGTTCCAGCATGGGCAGTAACAAAGCAGATTATACCGTCAATAACAGTAAAAACGACGACCTTGGCGCGAGTAGTCCTACTTCTTTTAATACGGGTGGCAATGCTTTTAGCCATATCGTCAATAATTTGGATGTATCCCGTAGCATTGGCAAAATAAACCTCTCGTTTGGTTCGGAATTCCGTTTGGAAAACTTCATCGCTCGTGAAGGACAATTGGAATCTTACGTCGGCGGGGGAACCATATCTTTCCCTGGGCTTAAGCCTGCCGATGCAGTAAACGCCCGTCGTTATAATATTGGTTTTTATGCCGATGCAACCGCAGATGTGACAAAAGACTTCTTAATTGGCGGTGCGCTCCGTTATGAGCATTACACAGACTTTGGCAATACAATTAACTGGAAAGCCCAGACACGGTATAAGTTATTTGATGATAAAATGGTCATTCGTGCCTCGGCCAGTACGGGTTTCCGTGCGCCCTCCTTGCACCAAATTCATACCCGCAACATTCAAACCCTCGTCTCTGGAGGTACTGTTTCCAATCAAGGAACCTTTGCCAATACCAGTCCGGTTCTCCGTGCTTTGGGTGTACCAAAACTCAAACAAGAAGAAGCCTTTAACATTACCGCTGGGGTGGCCCTAAAACCTATAACAGGCTTGACGGCTACTTTTGACTATTACAACATTGTCGTAAACGACCGTGTCTTATTCTCTGGAGAAATTAACTCAAGTGATCCCAACTCCCCTGTAGGAAAAGTGCTTAAAACGTATGATGTTACGTCTATTAAGTTCTTTATCAATGCCTTAAATACCAAAACATCAGGGGTAGATGCTGTTGTTAGTTATGCAGGTTTGGGAGTAGGTAGTGGATATTTGGATGTCACCCTTTCCGGAAACGTCAACAAAACGGTTTTGGAGGGAGAACCAGAAACCCCAGCCGCCATCAAACAATCTGGAGCGGTTTTGTTTAACCGTAAAGAACAAGCCCGTATTACTTCGGCACGCCCACGGGACAAATTTACCTTGGCATTGGACTATACGCTCAACAAAGCCACCATTTCTTTAAACAATACCCGTTTTGGTGAAGTCACTTGGCAGCATGATAGTGATCCTAAGAAAGACCAAACCTTTGGTGCAAAAGTGATTACAGACCTGGTCGCCAATTATCGCTTCTCCAAAAAAGTGGGATTGGGTGTTACCATTGCCAACTTGTTAAATGTGTATCCAGATACCATTGACAACAAAGGAGATGTGGTCACCGATCTTGGCGGACGCTTTAAGTATCCGTGGGAAGTGAACCAGTTCGGATTTAACGGCACCACCTTACAAGCCAACCTGAACGTTCGGTTCTAA
- a CDS encoding DinB family protein, with product MLKKTNWFDRIFSPIQDNGLLPGVIERLDGTPIRLNDKVKRLKDVDKNPFVGGWSIKQEVAHLMLLETLWFTRLQQIAHGEEYLISADLSNRATHEADLSGISILELSEDFAQERYKMTDWLQNCTAPALNKTARHPRLGTPMRIIDLAYFVAEHDDHHLAQITFLSALHST from the coding sequence ATGCTTAAAAAAACCAATTGGTTCGATCGTATATTCAGCCCTATTCAAGACAATGGCCTGCTTCCGGGGGTTATTGAACGCTTGGATGGAACCCCTATCCGATTGAACGATAAAGTAAAGCGTTTGAAAGATGTTGATAAAAACCCCTTTGTTGGTGGATGGAGTATCAAGCAAGAAGTGGCGCATTTAATGTTATTAGAAACCCTCTGGTTCACACGCCTACAACAAATTGCACATGGAGAAGAATATCTGATCTCGGCGGATTTATCCAATCGGGCAACCCATGAAGCCGATCTTTCTGGAATCAGCATCCTCGAATTAAGTGAGGACTTTGCCCAAGAACGATACAAAATGACCGATTGGCTTCAGAATTGCACAGCGCCAGCTCTCAACAAAACCGCACGGCACCCCAGACTAGGTACGCCAATGCGCATTATTGATCTAGCTTATTTTGTGGCCGAACACGATGACCACCATTTGGCCCAAATTACATTTTTATCTGCACTTCATTCCACCTAA
- a CDS encoding GNAT family N-acetyltransferase: MAVHRTEKSLVVNGGFKGAPSNECIEEIGDEVVPAYRNLGMATEFADALIQHAFSYKEVNKIMAHTLAEENASVRVLKKRGGEFIQPLHDPEESEIWQWIRNR, translated from the coding sequence ATGGCTGTCCACCGTACCGAAAAGTCTTTGGTTGTGAATGGTGGATTTAAAGGCGCTCCCAGTAACGAATGCATCGAGGAAATTGGGGATGAAGTGGTTCCCGCTTACCGTAATTTGGGGATGGCAACCGAGTTTGCCGATGCCTTGATTCAACATGCCTTCTCCTACAAAGAAGTGAACAAGATCATGGCTCATACACTGGCGGAAGAAAATGCTTCGGTTCGGGTCTTAAAAAAGCGTGGGGGTGAATTTATACAACCACTGCACGATCCAGAAGAAAGCGAAATATGGCAATGGATACGTAATAGATAA